The DNA region CTGTGGCTACGATCGACCAGCAACCGGCGTCGTCGCTCGTCTTCGACCGGAGCGACGGCTGGTTCGTGACTGGCGCGACCGGCCTCCTGTTCGCGTGCTACCTGGGACTGGTCGTCGTCGCAAACGCGACCGACTCGGTACATGCGTGGCACCTCGCCGCCGTCGCGGTCGTCCCCGGGGCAGTCCTCGGCTGTCGACTCACCGTGGCCTCGTCTCGAGAGGCCGTCCGCCGTGGACTCGGTCTCGTCATCATTCTCGCCGCGGCCACCGCCATCCTCGCCGTCGTCTACCGCAGCCGATCGCCGGGATTCGGACTCGGGTCGATCCGACCGCTCTCGGTCGTCGTCGTCTTCGTCGCCATCGTCTCGTTCTTCCTCCTCGTCACCGACGCGAGGCAGTACTCGGTCGGCGAGTGGGTCGCGGTGGGTTGTTTCGCGGCACTCGCCGCCGTCTCACTCACACACACGCTGGCGTTCGTCCCCTCGAGTTCGCAGTCGCGCTGGCCTGTGTGGGCTCTGGTCGTGATGGGGAGCAGCCTCGTCGTGATTCCGCGCCTCGTTCCCGAACGGGTGTTCCTCTGGATCCTCGCTCGCCTGGCCGCGGCCGTCGTCCTGCTGGGCCTGTTCACGTACCTCGTCGGCGACTACTCGCTGTGGATCTTCGAGGTTCGCCAGTGGTCTGGCTCCCCGTCGCTCCCGGGAATCGAGACCGACGTCACGATCATGCGATCGATCTTTGTGAACCCGAACTCCCTCGGCGTGGTCACCTTCGCCGGGTTCGTCGCTGCCGCGGTGGAATTTCACCGGGCGGTCGCTACCCGACGTCCCCTCGGTGGGACTATTACCGCCGCTCTCGTCGGAATCTGCGGCCTCGGGTTGTTCCTGTCGAACGCCCGGGCGTCGATGCTCGCCGCGGCGGCCGCCGTCGTGATCTACGCCGGGTACGTCGTCTTCGGTCGACGCGCCGTTCCTGCGGTACTCGTCGCGACCGCGCTCACGATTACTGGATTTCTCCTCGGAATGTACGTCGACGTCATCGACATCTCCGACTCGAACCGCTTCGACCTCTGGGCCGGGAGCCTGGCGGCGATCCGGGACGGGCCGCTCCTGTTCGGGTACGGCGCTCCGGCGGGACACGTCATCGAACCCTACCTCGACGGCGGGCTGTCCGCGTCGCCGCACAACTCGTACCTCTCGGTGTTCGCCCGGTTCGGACTGGTCGGCGGCCTCGCGTACCTCGGCCTCGTCGTCGGTAGCGTCGTCGCCGGGGCAATCGAGTACCGCGAGGTCAACGTCGCGATGCTCGCGTTCGCCGCCGGCTGGGCCGTCCACCAGCTATTCGAGTCCTACACTCTGTTCTGGTGGTCGCCCGGTGCGGTGATCGGGTCGCTCGTCATTGGGTACCTCCTGTTCGGGGATTGAGCGCTCGAGCTGGATGTGATCGGGTCCGCTCTTGAGAGCCGAACCCGGTGGACCCAACACCTCCGCCGTCGTACTCGCCGCCATGAGCGTTCGCGAACTGACCCGCGACCTCGTCTCGATTCCCAGCCACCAGGACGAGACGGCCGCGGGTGACTACGTCGAGGACTGGCTGCGACGCGAAACCGATGCCGACGTCACGCGAGACGAGGTGGGGAACGTGATCGCCCGACGAGGGACAGGCGGGGAGTCACTGGCACTCGTCGGTCACCACGACGTCGTTGACCCGGCGGCGTCACAGCTTGACGCCGGCGGCGGGTACGTCGTTGACGAACGAGAGGGGCGCCTCTACGGTCGCGGCGCGGCCGACATGAAGGGAGCCGTCGCGGCGGCAATGCTCGCGTTTCGAGACGCCGACCCCGCTGGCGAACTCGTCTTCGCGAGTTTCGTCGGCGAGGAGGTCGGCGGGGTCGGCGCCCGCCACGCTATCGAACACGGCTTCGCACCCGACTACGCGGTCGTCGGGGAGGGGTCGACGAACTACTCCGGCCCGGACGTGACCGACGTCGCCGTGGCCCACCGGGGTCGCCGCGGGAGCACGATCACCGCCCGCGGGACGGCGGCTCACGCCAGCGAACCCGACGCGGGCGAGAACGCCATCTACCTCGCGACCGACGCCGTCGAGGCGATTCGCGACCTCGAGGCGCCCCGAGTAACGGTCGCGGGCGAACCACTCGAGGGCCAGGTCACCGTCACCGAAATCGACGGCGGGTCGGGGATCAACGTCGTTCCCGAGTCGTGTACGCTGACGGTCGACGAACGAACCGTCCCGGGCGAGCGGGTCGACCTCGAGACCGTCGCGGACCTGCCAGGGGTCGAGTGGAGGGTCGACCAGGACCTGCCGCCGATGCGCTGTGGGGACGACAGATTCGCCGAGCGGGTGCTCGAGGTGGCTCGAGCAGTCCAGTCGGACGTGTCGAACCCGCCGGAACTCGTGACGAAACCCCACGCCACCGACGCCGGCTGGCTCGCCCAGGCCGGCACCGAGTGCGTCGTCTACGGCCCGTCCGAACCCGGCGAGGCCCATACCGCCACAGAGAGCGTCTCGATTCGGGTGCTCGAGCGCTGTCTCGAGACGTACCGGCGACTCGCGTCTGCGGAGACCTAGCGCCCGGGTTCTGTGTTGGTCACGACAGATGCCGCGAGAGCGATCCCGTTCGAATCGTCGTCCGCCTATCCGAGGAAGTACCGCGTCCACGGATAGCGCTCGACGAGTGGCTGACCGGCGATCTCGTACTGCTCGATGTAGGCGTCGAGCCCGAGGATGCGGCCGGCACCGAAGGCGGCGACCGACAGGAAGACGAGCATGTACGCGAAGTCGCCGTTGATGTAGCCGTGGGAGATCTCCCAGTTGCCCAGGTAGAACATGAGCATCATGAACGCGCCCCAGAAGGCCGCCAGGCGCGTCAGGACGCCGAAGATGAGCCCGAGACCGATGAGGACCTCGCCCCACGGGACGGCGATGTTCACGAAGTCGACGAACCAGCCGGTTTCGGCCATCGAAACGAACAGGTCCGCGGCAGGCCCCGCCTCTCGGCTGCCGAGGTAGCCCGCCGCGCCAAATTCTCCGGAGAGGACCTTGTCGACCCCACTCTGGAGGAACGCGAGTCCCATCATCAGTCGCAGCGCGAGGATGAACCAGACGCTGAGGGTGTGAAGCTTTCCAGTCGCCGTGTATCCTGCAACTGTGCTTTGCAGTTGTACTTCTTCTGTTGCCATAGTTGAACAGTCGTCTGCTGAACCATTAAACAGGGGGAACAATTCCCAGCATGTGGTATTCGTCTCGCTCCAATCGAGGCATCGACAGCCACTATCTCGAAGCGTTCACCGAAACCACGAGGTTGATAGCCCGCCGCAAGTATTGCAGCGACATGGCGACAGTCTCGGAGACGGAAACGGACGCGTACGACGAACTTCTCACGCGCATCGAGCGCATCACGAACGTCGGAAACGCCGCCGGCGTCCTCCGGTGGGACCAGGAGGTCGTGATGCCCGAAGGCGGCACGCCCGCCCGGGCGAAACAGCTCTCGACGCTCTCGGCGCTCGGCCACGAACTGCTGACCGACGAGCGAACCGGCGAGTTGCTCGAGGCACTCGAGGATACCGAACTCGACGGGGAAAAAAAAGCCGTCGTCCGCGAAATCCGACGGCGGTACGACCGGGCGACGAGCGTTCCCCAGGACCTCGTCGAAGAGATCTCGGAGACGACCGCGAACGCCCACCCGACGTGGGTCGAGGCCAAAGAAGAAGACGACTTCTCGATTTTCGAACCGACGCTCGAGAAACTGGTCGACCTGCAAAAGGAGTACGCGAACCACATCGATCCGGACGCCGATCCCTACGAGGTCCTCTTTGCCGACTACGAACCCTACCTCGACCTCGAAACGGCCGAACGCGTCCTCGAGCGCTTGCGCGACGAACTCGTGCCTCTGCTCGAGGCCATCGACGACTCCGAGGCCGACGTCGAAACCGACGCGTTCGCGGGGACGTTCGACGACGACGATCAGGAGGCGCTGGCGCGCGACGTCCTGGACTCGCTGGGCTACGACTGGGACCGCGGTCGCCTCGACACCGCGCCGCACCCGTTCTCGACGGGCACCCAGTTCGACGCGCGCGTGACGACTCGCTTCGACGAGAACGACCTACTGGGCTCGATCACGTCGACCATCCACGAGTTCGGCCACGCCAATTACACCCTCGGGCTTCCCGACGAGGGGTACGGGACCCCGCTCGGTGAAGCGCGGGACCTGACCGTCCACGAGTCCCAGTCCCGACTCTGGGAGAACCACGTCGGTCGTTCCCGCCCGTTCTGGGAGCACTTCCTGCCGATCGCCCGCGAGCGCTTCCCCGAACTCGAGGACGTCTCCCCGGAGGCGGCCTACGAGGCGGCCAACCAGGTCTACGACGACAACCTAATCCGGGTTGAGGCAGACGAACTCACCTATCACCTCCACATCGTCGTCCGCTTCGAGATCGAACGCGACCTGATCTCGGGCGACCTCGAGGTGTCGGACGTGCCCGAGGCCTGGAACGACAAGTACGAGGAGTACCTCGGCGTCCGCCCCGAAACCGACACCGAAGGCTGTCTGCAGGACATCCACTGGAGCCACGGTTCGTTCGGGTATTTCCCGACGTACTCGCTGGGGTCGGTGCTCGCCGCGCAACTGTACGCCGCCGCCGAGGATGACCTCAGAGAGCTCGACGACCGCGTCCGCGAGGGCGACTTCGCCGACCTCAACGGCTGGCTTCGCGAGGAGATTCACGCCCACGGAAAGCGCTACACCACGCCCGACCTGGTCGAGGAAGCCACCGGCGAGGCCTACACAGCCGATTACTTCCTCGAGTACGCGAAGCACAAGTACGGCGACCTGTACGATCTCGAGAACTACTGAGGCTGAACCGACCTCGAGGCCGGCCGAACGGGCGCCAGTAATCCCGTATTGTGCCCGACGCAAGGCGATTTTTCGTCCTCGTAAGCCGGGGC from Natronosalvus rutilus includes:
- a CDS encoding O-antigen ligase family protein; this translates as MATIDQQPASSLVFDRSDGWFVTGATGLLFACYLGLVVVANATDSVHAWHLAAVAVVPGAVLGCRLTVASSREAVRRGLGLVIILAAATAILAVVYRSRSPGFGLGSIRPLSVVVVFVAIVSFFLLVTDARQYSVGEWVAVGCFAALAAVSLTHTLAFVPSSSQSRWPVWALVVMGSSLVVIPRLVPERVFLWILARLAAAVVLLGLFTYLVGDYSLWIFEVRQWSGSPSLPGIETDVTIMRSIFVNPNSLGVVTFAGFVAAAVEFHRAVATRRPLGGTITAALVGICGLGLFLSNARASMLAAAAAVVIYAGYVVFGRRAVPAVLVATALTITGFLLGMYVDVIDISDSNRFDLWAGSLAAIRDGPLLFGYGAPAGHVIEPYLDGGLSASPHNSYLSVFARFGLVGGLAYLGLVVGSVVAGAIEYREVNVAMLAFAAGWAVHQLFESYTLFWWSPGAVIGSLVIGYLLFGD
- a CDS encoding M20 family metallopeptidase — its product is MSVRELTRDLVSIPSHQDETAAGDYVEDWLRRETDADVTRDEVGNVIARRGTGGESLALVGHHDVVDPAASQLDAGGGYVVDEREGRLYGRGAADMKGAVAAAMLAFRDADPAGELVFASFVGEEVGGVGARHAIEHGFAPDYAVVGEGSTNYSGPDVTDVAVAHRGRRGSTITARGTAAHASEPDAGENAIYLATDAVEAIRDLEAPRVTVAGEPLEGQVTVTEIDGGSGINVVPESCTLTVDERTVPGERVDLETVADLPGVEWRVDQDLPPMRCGDDRFAERVLEVARAVQSDVSNPPELVTKPHATDAGWLAQAGTECVVYGPSEPGEAHTATESVSIRVLERCLETYRRLASAET
- a CDS encoding DoxX family protein, yielding MATEEVQLQSTVAGYTATGKLHTLSVWFILALRLMMGLAFLQSGVDKVLSGEFGAAGYLGSREAGPAADLFVSMAETGWFVDFVNIAVPWGEVLIGLGLIFGVLTRLAAFWGAFMMLMFYLGNWEISHGYINGDFAYMLVFLSVAAFGAGRILGLDAYIEQYEIAGQPLVERYPWTRYFLG
- a CDS encoding carboxypeptidase M32 codes for the protein MATVSETETDAYDELLTRIERITNVGNAAGVLRWDQEVVMPEGGTPARAKQLSTLSALGHELLTDERTGELLEALEDTELDGEKKAVVREIRRRYDRATSVPQDLVEEISETTANAHPTWVEAKEEDDFSIFEPTLEKLVDLQKEYANHIDPDADPYEVLFADYEPYLDLETAERVLERLRDELVPLLEAIDDSEADVETDAFAGTFDDDDQEALARDVLDSLGYDWDRGRLDTAPHPFSTGTQFDARVTTRFDENDLLGSITSTIHEFGHANYTLGLPDEGYGTPLGEARDLTVHESQSRLWENHVGRSRPFWEHFLPIARERFPELEDVSPEAAYEAANQVYDDNLIRVEADELTYHLHIVVRFEIERDLISGDLEVSDVPEAWNDKYEEYLGVRPETDTEGCLQDIHWSHGSFGYFPTYSLGSVLAAQLYAAAEDDLRELDDRVREGDFADLNGWLREEIHAHGKRYTTPDLVEEATGEAYTADYFLEYAKHKYGDLYDLENY